One Bos indicus isolate NIAB-ARS_2022 breed Sahiwal x Tharparkar chromosome 10, NIAB-ARS_B.indTharparkar_mat_pri_1.0, whole genome shotgun sequence DNA window includes the following coding sequences:
- the CCDC196 gene encoding putative coiled-coil domain-containing protein 196, whose protein sequence is MTSASNSPESYLSSKTRSSKLDDNYLKELNEDLKLRKQELLEILKPLEDKNNLLFQKLMSNLEEKQRSLQIMRQIMAGKGNDDSSVIELVKEAEEMKQNLERKNKMLRKEMEMLWNKTFNTEEFSDEEKVLQIKNKTDLQDGKAPKTPSSSRKTKNELETLCAEKGKEIRKEKKQRKMEWVRYQEQANIIQNDFNGKVIELRIEALKNYQKANDLKLSLYIQQNFEPKQEFLNLPRSQGTLDTTTMSRATTCKNESNERILGSKTSTEQQRAKGSQFDDARGRLFFLRSRPDEVLKD, encoded by the exons ATGACAAGTGCTTCAAACTCTCCAGAATCTTACTTATCTTCCAAAACAAG AAGTTCTAAATTAGATGACAACTACTTGAAGGAGTTAAATGAGGACTTAAAACTGAGGAAGCAGGAACTGCTAGAGATACTAAAACCTCTAGAAGACAAGAACAACCTGTTGTTCCAGAAGTTGATGTCTAACttggaggaaaaacaaagaag tCTACAGATCATGAGGCAGATCATGGCAGGGAAGGGGAATGATGACTCCTCAGTCATTGAGCTCGTtaaggaagcagaagagatgaagcAGAATCTG gaaaggaaaaacaagatgCTTCGGAAGGAAATGGAGATGCTGTGGAacaag ACATTCAACACGGAAGAATTCAGTGATGAAGAAAAAGTACTgcaaataaagaacaaaacagactTACAGGATGGAAAG GCTCCCAAAACCCCCTCATCGTCTAGGAAGACCAAGAATGAACTGGAGACATTGTGtgcagagaaagggaaggaaataagGAAG gaaaagaaacagaggaaaatggaATGGGTCAGGTATCAGGAACAAGCCAACATCATTCAG AATGACTTTAATGGCAAAGTGATTGAGCTGAGAATCGAAGCCTTGAAGAACTACCAGAAGGCCAATGATCTGAAGTTATCTCTGTACATACAGCAGAATTTTGAGCCAAAGCAAGAATTTTTGAATCTTCCCAGATCCCAAG GTACCTTGGACACTACAACTATGAGCAGAGCAACTACCTGCAAAAATGAATCTAATGAG AGAATTCTGGGATCAAAGACCTCCACAGAACAACAAAGAGCTAAAGGAAGTCAGTTTGATGATGCAAGAGGGAGGCTCTTTTTTCTGAGGTCAAGGCCAGATGAAGTGCTGAAGGATTAG